Proteins from one Ictalurus punctatus breed USDA103 unplaced genomic scaffold, Coco_2.0 tig00163740, whole genome shotgun sequence genomic window:
- the LOC108259807 gene encoding uncharacterized protein LOC108259807 — translation MGARVSVKNQTPYTWHFATQDKGFTRVDPFSETSYEEARLIHRYIYIRYKDHSWNSFRYEFNTHKGDTSFILRETYNRSQIQLHCTSEGGTHYCPNYGKIEEDERLKKQAEEREHLERLERERRIQEELNRESESSRHKLSQATQRLREKQRFRGQEQHHERTQVLQQQIEDDAAAIERDEVIDVEEKFKALLLKYQITEDEEIQHYKIWGRIKTLQNEIAVQYCRENGLSVWSQFTFDHAVGYNELSLTEKLTVLEASLQFILYSSSEDAEDDGNELLGWEKKYDFLLGLMEQLHATNPTLAERILLNVLDTISDLSPQGKDILGQMLFNRIWTPTEIMLFIIKSPAIKYDQLDSVLHTAQTYHLDCILVVSALSNENPLMFLKEQVKYIPEKDAEMIVKELREANCPEKVLVPLKDVLRYLESELPKCESKELTEIDDLKRKIRSLKLTDPDINVLKDVLTGMSLAVRDCTKTTRAGYFPRRTQLASLLLLLLAQLTQNKGSLLEIGTGEGKSCILAMFATIMAIRETKVDIVTSSPLLARRDQEEWCKLFQMFGVTSSVVPPAFSGAFSPEKHEEDLKNAYRQQIVYGTVGVFAADTLKQEFEKRITRNDRNFELVIVDEVDYMTLDNGVQVTFLSHESSGFRHVEQVLSSIWAMISACQPIEMFETGEIKWAARIQYFHKAVTAAVMGLETESFSANEILLPGVTLGFYTQEDIEMIRQAESKKENESDGDGNEDGMSKALSEVMKKLGVSQQYDLLSIFEEVLESSAVFKCYALEKKKAKSFHAREKQGDLNVEMLLLDGGLACEILSEKSLIDATVKTINSSIKYSDHLQTAEESDPFIVVPFFLKSYVENQLEVFVRNALRAVEMSQGREYMIDASPAAGQETDRHECNAVIPVDFKASGVLEKNKKWGNGLQQFLEFKHQLAISPISNVTNYMSNFHYFKRYLSRNGIFGVSGTLGGKADQDFLAKYYEAKSYTVPAHRHKRVVELPVIQVKGGTHQWIQTICETSWKVAERGQVVLVICEDVKTADELHVKIQDGGRFKADQITMYTISEKHDIEKQTFCAGRVIIATNLAGRGTDIKVDENVNNCGGLFILLTHFPHNRRVEKQIFGRTSRKGNPGMVQMVVNCDHLAPAYQGQSVEIMRQLREDYEIKRIHDMESDELVEINLKEDLFSTFCTLLKNFDGHYTPNEKLDPMQMRLSKIPDCFTHHQHKFDYQPAVNAMKESWALWLTLHEEHINRHDDFRQLEADLIRTTDETSRKLLRGESDHFYDHVRQAIVRTDLYCRNKSRDDFGVKSYWQKVASFDPHYKAVALYNQAYITINLGGDNYKADAMNLLEDAKKSVDVYVSEVSNTMVSCNISVTGNVEHRTENNNFQSQMEARMNIFKSWRTYIDNALTKLRELEKSNSDAITEDCSVYMLSAEKNFIVTNELRSLYDYGLGVVFEVKKKPKFCLDALICFILGVVQVIAGILVCALTLGTASQFGMGLISEGVSDMISGIEGMIKGTFDWVSWAISKSISIGLALLTAGFSVIKKAVTAVFKVTKSLLNGTKSFSSVASEFIKSGKATFMSFKGSVQSGVSSLTQTSFKSTLKNMASSTALRQNFKHATKYAVQELGKQSVVTAMNYAIDKALQEVLGNILRRSFKDMVTSSVKGNSKLDLSLAEFISSGVPKAALEKVNFKIDHKYETQTRESVAVLCEDIAPHLIVDCTTAQEVISKLSEVCNAAAEIMVKEKAKGVFEMAKLVLKVAEYSTRLAQILEAVPTKKIIDQKFVPEFLESISELQKGMTEYDQDGRHNLHDVQRLKKELLQIIAEKVSEQFVSSCSEHIASLMTGTFKSQLSSAVGQAVDRVMSRQPTQRFFHDQRQKHNEKTASHREPEQPSDVDMTRLRRYVEDVSRADQPATALDVYVLTKSNLLHGKGIQLAVVDENGKPLTEERYPGTSKSAGDIKLRLTKSANAPHPSQAAAQLYSGHFDVVQDDGRIISVDSDRPNALYHALARAMGGETEDPKKEALMLREKVIKEIQTNLDSYAPVLNLQRGYDFAQRNPGKYGVPGGGKRETDAALQEYLQSVKFVRSDERILIKMYHLGFVGENHRVLTARRSANNTTGTLKTSHIPPKDSIRQAQAFMESSNSSSHVSEFKKKNLQLYNLISSIKTDSDGQNLIAMEVLGQDHRRALTTGPSRISQMARNLLADTTISGDVELLLKRCMILHHPLTSEKLRVALGEGVLSQSHVLSDDGIRGYYKAGYRNLVSEYSRMGILDQNQRARLDEWVTQDRHEDTNTAEYRQLQQGLREKADGERV, via the exons ATGGGTGCCCGGGTTTCAGTCAAGAATCAGACTCCTTATACCTGGCACTTTGCCACCCAGGACAAAGGG TTTACACGCGTCGATCCTTTCAGCGAAACATCCTACGAGGAGGCCAGGTTAATCCATCGCTACATCTACATCAGATATAAAGATCACTCATGGAATAGCTTTAGGTACGAGTTTAACACCCATAAAGGTGACACCTCGTTTATCTTAAGGGAAACTTACAACCGTTCCCAGATTCAGCTGCACTGCACCTCCGAGGGCGGCACTCATTACTGTCCCAATTACG GAAAAATTGAAGAAGATGAAAGACTGAAAAAGCAAGCGGAGGAGAGAGAACATCTGGAACGTTTGGAACGTGAGAGAAGGATCCAGGAGGAGCTGAACAGAGAGAGCGAATCATCCAGACACAAGCTTTCTCAAGCAACTCAGCGGCTTCGCGAGAAACAGCGCTTCAGAGGTCAGGAACAGCATCATGAACGTACACAAGTTCTCCAACAGCAGATAGAAGACGACGCTGCTGCGATCGAGAGGGACGAG GTTATTGATGTTGAAGAAAAATTCAAAGCGCTTTTGTTAAAGTACCAGATCACAGAAGATGAAGAGATACAGCACTACAAGATCTGGGGCAGGATTAAGACGCTCCAGAATGAAATCGCAGTCCAATATTGTAGAGAAAACGGCCTTTCAGTATGGTCTCAGTTCACCTTCGATCACGCCGTAGGGTATAACGAACTGTCTCTTACTGAGAAGCTCACAGTTCTTGAGGCATCTCTACAGTTCATTCTGTACAGTAGCAGTGAAGACGCTGAAGATGATGGAAATGAGCTGCTCGGCTGGGAGAAGAAGTACGACTTCCTCTTGGGATTGATGGAGCAGCTTCATGCCACAAACCCGACTTTGGCTGAACGCATTTTATTAAACGTACTCGACACGATTTCAGACCTGTCACCACAAGGTAAGGACATTTTGGGTCAAATGTTGTTCAACAGAATCTGGACACCAACGGAAATAATGCTGTTCATTATCAAAAGTCCAGCTATCAAGTATGATCAACTCGATTCAGTTCTCCACACCGCGCAAACCTACCACCTGGACTGCATCCTCGTGGTCTCTGCTCTTAGCAATGAAAACCCTTTAATGTTTCTTAAAGAGCAAGTAAAATACATCCCGGAGAAAGATGCTGAGATGATCGTGAAGGAACTTCGTGAAGCAAACTGCCCAGAGAAAGTCTTGGTGCCGTTGAAGGATGTGCTTAGATACCTGGAGTCGGAACTCCCAAAATGTGAATCGAAGGAACTTACCGAGATCGATGatttgaaaagaaagataagaTCTCTTAAACTTACGGACCCAGATATCAACGTTCTGAAAGACGTATTAACTGGAATGTCATTAGCCGTGCGAGACTGCACCAAAACCACCAGAGCAGGCTATTTTCCAAGACGTACACAACTAGCATCGTTGCTTTTGCTCCTCCTGGCACAGCTGACGCAAAATAAAGGATCTCTTCTTGAGATTGGCACAGGTGAAGGCAAGTCCTGTATCTTAGCCATGTTTGCGACAATTATGGCTATTCGTGAAACAAAAGTGGACATTGTGACCAGCTCTCCGCTTCTCGCCCGGCGAGACCAAGAAGAGTGGTGTAAACTGTTTCAAATGTTTGGTGTCACCTCATCTGTAGTACCTCCAGCTTTCTCAGGTGCCTTTTCACCTGAGAAACATGAGGAAGATCTTAAAAATGCTTACCGACAACAAATAGTATATGGCACAGTGGGAGTGTTTGCAGCAGACACACTTAAACAGGAATTCGAGAAGAGGATTACCCGTAATGACAGGAACTTTGAGCTTGTAATAGTGGATGAAGTGGACTACATGACCTTGGACAATGGAGTTCAAGTGACGTTCTTGTCCCATGAATCTAGTGGATTTAGGCATGTGGAGCAAGTGCTTTCCAGCATATGGGCCATGATATCTGCATGTCAACCAATTGAAATGTTTGAAACAGGTGAGATCAAATGGGCAGCGAGGATACAGTACTTCCACAAAGCTGTAACAGCAGCCGTTATGGGACTGGAAACAGAAAGCTTCTCAGCAAACGAGATCTTGTTGCCTGGAGTGACTTTGGGGTTCTACACCCAGGAGGACATCGAAATGATACGTCAAGccgagagcaagaaagagaatgaaagcGATGGTGATGGGAATGAGGATGGAATGTCCAAAGCATTATCTGAAGTCATGAAGAAACTTGGAGTTTCACAACAGTACGATCTGCTGAGCATATTTGAGGAGGTCTTGGAGAGCAGCGCCGTGTTTAAGTGCTATGCTTTAGAGAAGAAGAAAGCCAAAAGTTTCCACGCTCGGGAAAAACAAGGTGACCTTAATGTTGAAATGCTCCTGCTGGACGGAGGACTGGCGTGTGAAATCCTGTCTGAGAAATCGCTGATCGACGcgactgtaaagacaataaatTCGTCTATCAAGTACTCGGATCACCTCCAAACGGCCGAAGAATCCGACCCCTTCATCGTCGTCCCTTTTTTCTTGAAGAGCTATGTTGAGAATCAGTTGGAGGTTTTTGTCCGGAACGCACTAAGGGCTGTTGAGATGTCGCAGGGCCGAGAATACATGATCGACGCCTCGCCGGCCGCTGGACAGGAAACTGACAGACACGAGTGTAACGCCGTCATTCCAGTGGACTTCAAAGCGAGTGGAGTGCTGGAGAAAAACAAGAAGTGGGGTAACGGACTGCAGCAGTTTTTGGAGTTCAAGCACCAACTTGCGATTTCACCGATATCCAACGTCACAAACTACATGTCAAATTTCCATTACTTTAAAAGGTACCTCAGCAGGAATGGTATATTTGGTGTTTCAGGTACATTAGGAGGGAAGGCAGATCAGGACTTTCTGGCAAAATATTATGAAGCGAAGAGTTACACCGTACCTGCACATCGCCATAAGCGTGTGGTCGAGCTTCCAGTCATCCAGGTGAAAGGTGGGACTCACCAGTGGATCCAGACTATTTGTGAGACCTCATGGAAAGTAGCAGAGAGAGGACAAGTCGTCTTGGTGATTTGTGAGGACGTTAAAACGGCAGATGAACTCCACGTGAAAATACAAGATGGCGGCAGATTTAAAGCAGACCAGATTACTATGTACACCATCAGCGAGAAGCATGACATTGAAAAACAGACCTTCTGTGCAGGCAGAGTCATCATTGCTACGAATCTCGCAGGACGGGGGACAGACATAAAGGTTGATGAAAACGTGAATAATTGTGGCGGTCTTTTCATTCTTCTTACTCACTTTCCACACAACCGAAGAGTGGAGAAACAAATATTCGGTCGTACGTCTCGGAAAGGCAATCCAGGGATGGTCCAGATGGTTGTGAACTGTGATCATCTCGCACCTGCTTACCAAGGTCAGTCTGTGGAAATCATGCGTCAGTTAAGAGAGGATTATGAAATTAAACGAATCCACGACATGGAAAGTGACGAGCTGGTTGAAATAAACCTGAAGGAAGATctgttttccacattttgtacaTTGTTGAAGAACTTTGATGGGCATTACACACCGAACGAAAAACTGGACCCCATGCAAATGCGGCTCAGTAAAATTCCTGATTGCTTCACACATCATCAGCATAAGTTTGATTATCAGCCTGCCGTCAACGCTATGAAAGAATCTTGGGCCTTGTGGTTGACCCTTCATGAGGAGCACATCAACAGGCATGATGACTTCAGACAACTTGAAGCAGACCTTATCAGGACGACGGACGAGACAAGCAGAAAGCTGCTGCGAGGAGAAAGCGATCATTTCTACGATCACGTCAGACAGGCCATCGTAAGAACTGATCTGTACTGCCGAAACAAATCCAGAGATGACTTTGGAGTCAAATCCTATTGGCAGAAAGTTGCAAGCTTTGACCCACACTACAAGGCTGTGGCCCTCTACAACCAGGCGTACATCACCATCAACCTCGGCGGGGACAACTATAAAGCCGACGCTATGAACCTGCTGGAAGACGCAAAGAAATCCGTTGATGTCTATGTCTCAGAAGTCTCAAACACTATGGTCTCGTGTAACATCTCAGTCACTGGGAACGTTGAGCACCGCACAGAAAACAACAACTTCCAGAGTCAAATGGAGGCCAGAATGAACATCTTTAAGTCGTGGAGGACGTACATCGATAACGCGTTGACTAAACTTCGAGAGCTGGAGAAAAGCAACAGCGACGCCATTACGGAGGACTGTTCTGTCTACATGTTGTCCGCAGAAAAGAACTTCATCGTCACGAACGAGCTGAGATCTTTATACGACTACGGCCTCGGTGTTGTTTTCGAGGTGAAAAAAAAGCCCAAGTTTTGCTTGGATGCTTTGATCTGTTTCATACTCGGGGTGGTGCAGGTGATCGCTGGGATCCTAGTCTGTGCGCTGACACTTGGGACAGCCAGCCAGTTTGGAATGGGTCTGATTTCAGAAGGGGTGTCGGACATGATCAGTGGAATCGAGGGGATGATAAAGGGCACCTTCGATTGGGTGTCATGGGCAATCTCGAAGAGTATCAGCATAGGGCTCGCTTTGCTAACGGCCGGGTTTAGCGTTATCAAGAAAGCGGTGACCGCAGTGTTTAAAGTGACAAAAAGTCTCCTCAACGGTACCAAGTCCTTCTCTTCTGTTGCGTCGGAATTCATCAAATCAGGAAAGGCGACGTTTATGTCATTCAAAGGAAGCGTTCAGTCTGGTGTATCATCCCTCACTCAGACATCTTTTAAGTCTACACTGAAAAACATGGCATCTTCTACAGCGCTCAGACAGAACTTCAAACATGCCACGAAATACGCGGTTCAGGAACTCGGGAAACAGTCTGTGGTCACTGCCATGAACTACGCCATCGACAAAGCGCTTCAGGAAGTTCTTGGGAACATTTTACGAAGAAGTTTTAAGGACATGGTTACTTCATCGGTGAAGGGGAACAGTAAACTGGATCTGAGTCTTGCCGAGTTCATCAGCTCAGGTGTTCCGAAAGCTGCCTTGGAAAAGGTGAATTTCAAGATTGACCATAAATATGAGACGCAAACACGAGAATCGGTCGCTGTGCTCTGCGAAGATATCGCTCCTCACCTCATAGTGGACTGTACCACAGCACAAGAGGTTATCAGCAAACTCTCCGAGGTGTGTAACGCAGCAGCAGAGATTATGGTTAAGGAGAAGGCGAAAGGTGTGTTTGAAATGGCAAAGCTGGTTCTGAAAGTAGCTGAGTACTCGACACGTCTCGCTCAAATATTGGAGGCCGTACCGACAAAGAAGATAATAGACCAGAAATTTGTTCCTGAATTTCTAGAGAGCATCAGTGAGCTTCAGAAAGGCATGACGGAATATGACCAGGACGGACGACACAATCTACACGATGTACAACGCCTTAAAAAAGAACTGCTACAGATTATCGCTGAGAAAGTTTCTGAGCAATTCGTCAGTTCCTGTTCCGAACATATAGCGTCTTTAATGACCGGCACATTTAAGAGTCAGTTGAGCAGTGCCGTTGGACAGGCGGTAGACCGCGTCATGAGCAGGCAACCGACTCAACGTTTCTTCCATGACCAGAGGCAAAAACACAACGAGAAGACTGCGAGCCACAGGGAACCGGAACAGCCGTCGGACGTGGACATGACACGGCTGAGGCGGTACGTGGAAGATGTGAGCCGAGCCGATCAGCCCGCTACAGCCCTCGATGTGTACGTGCTCACGAAAAGTAATCTGCTCCATGGAAAAGGAATTCAACTCGCTGTCGTCGATGAGAACGGAAAACCGCTCACTGAGGAACGTTACCCAGGAACCAGCAAATCCGCAGGTGATATAAAACTGAGATTAACCAAATCTGCGAATGCCCCGCATCCATCACA AGCTGCTGCACAGCTGTACAGCGGCCATTTTGACGTCGTACAAGATGACGGCAGGATAATCAGCGTGGACTCGGACCGTCCGAATGCTCTTTATCACGCACTCGCCCGAGCAATGGGCGGCGAGACAGAAGACCCAAAGAAAGAAGCTTTGATGCTACGTGAGAAAGTGATAAAGGAG ATCCAGACGAACCTCGACTCGTACGCACCCGTGCTTAACCTCCAGAGAGGATATGACTTCGCTCAGAGGAACCCTGGGAAATACGGCGTACCTGGTGGAGGTAAAAGGGAGACCGACGCTGCGCTGCAGGAATACTTACAGAGCGTTAAATTCGTCAGAAGTGACGAACGCATCCTCATCAAAATGTACCACCTCGGATTTGTCGGTGAAAATCACCG TGTTCTAACTGCTCGGAGGTCCGCTAACAACACCACTGGGACGCTCAAAACGAGCCACATTCCACCCAAGGACTCCATCAGACAAGCTCAGGCGTTCATGGAAAGCTCAAACTCGAGTTCACACGTGAGcgagtttaaaaagaaaaacctgcAGCTTTATAATCTGATCAGCAGCATAAAGACTGACAGTGACGGACAGAACCTGATTGCCATGGAGGTTCTGGGACAGGATCACAGACGAGCTTTAACTACGGGCCCAAGCAGGATCTCCCAGATGGCCAG gaATCTTCTAGCAGACACTACGATCAGTGGAGACGTAGAGCTTCTGCTGAAACGCTGCATGATCCTACACCACCCACTGACCTCAGAAAAGCTCAGAGTCGCTCTAG GTGAAGGCGTTCTGTCTCAGAGTCACGTGTTGTCCGATGACGGTATCCGAGGCTACTACAAAGCAGGATACAGAAACCTGGTGTCGGAGTACAGCCGCATGGGAATCCTGGATCAGAACCAGCGCGCGCGCCTGGACGAGTGGGTGACTCAGGACCGGCACGAGGACACTAACACTGCGGAGTACCGCCAGCTTCAGCAGGGATTACGCGAAAAAGCAGACGGAGAACGTGTCTAG